The Brachyhypopomus gauderio isolate BG-103 chromosome 17, BGAUD_0.2, whole genome shotgun sequence genome includes a window with the following:
- the nkx2.1 gene encoding homeobox protein Nkx-2.1: protein MSMSPKHTTPFSVSDILSPLEESYKKVSMEGNNLGAPLASYRQPQVTQAAMQQHHMGHNGTVPAAYHMTAAGVSQLSHTAMGGYCNGNLGNMSDLPAYQDGMRGSTTATSWYGANPDPRFSTISRFMGSSSGMNMGSMGSLGTLADVGKGMGSLTSTPRRKRRVLFSQAQVYELERRFKQQKYLSAPEREHLASMIHLTPTQVKIWFQNHRYKMKRQAKDKVSQQQMQQESGSCQQQQQSPRRVAVPVLVKDGKPCQGSGHTPTSAVQSHHPQGGNVMIMTNNSSMGQHQSQQVGSAGQSPDLGQHGASPPSLQTQVSGLSHLNSSATEYGAALPCSALLYGRTW from the exons ATGTCGATGAGCCCTAAGCATACGACTCCTTTTTCTGTATCCGATATCTTGAGTCCTCTTGAGGAGAGCTACAAAAAAGTAAGTATGGAGGGTAACAACTTGGGGGCTCCTCTTGCCTCGTACAGACAGCCGCAAGTCACGCAGGCGGCGATGCAGCAACATCATATGGGCCACAATGGAACGGTACCTGCTGCCTACCACATGACAGCCGCTGGGGTCTCCCAGCTGTCACACACGGCGATGGGAGGCTATTGCAACGGAAATTTGGGCAACATGAGCGACCTGCCGGCTTATCAGGACGGAATGCGGGGCAGCACGACAGCCACCAGCTGGTACGGAGCAAATCCTGACCCACGTTTTTCTACGA TTTCTCGTTTCATGGGTTCCTCTTCCGGAATGAACATGGGCAGCATGGGCAGTCTGGGTACCTTAGCGGATGTTGGTAAAGGCATGGGCTCCCTCACCAGCACCCCGAGGAGAAAGAGGCGCGTGCTCTTCTCCCAGGCGCAGGTCTACGAGCTCGAGCGGCGCTTCAAGCAGCAGAAATACCTCTCCGCGCCGGAAAGGGAGCACCTCGCCAGCATGATTCACTTGACTCCTACCCAGGTCAAAATTTGGTTTCAGAACCACCGCTACAAAATGAAAAGACAGGCCAAAGACAAAGTGTCCCAGCAGCAGATGCAACAAGAAAGCGGCTCGTGCCAGCAGCAGCAACAGTCGCCACGGAGGGTAGCCGTGCCGGTTTTGGTGAAAGACGGAAAGCCGTGTCAAGGTAGCGGCCATACCCCCACGAGCGCTGTGCAAAGCCACCATCCACAAGGAGGCAACGTCATGATCATGACTAATAACAGTTCAATGGGCCAGCACCAGAGTCAACAGGTAGGCAGCGCGGGCCAGTCCCCAGATCTCGGTCAGCACGGTGCTagtcctccatctctccaaaCTCAGGTGTCCGGTCTATCACACCTGAACTCTTCTGCCACCGAGTACGGAGCAGCTTTGCCCTGTTCTGCTCTGCTTTACGGCAGGACGTGGTGA